A window of Thalassophryne amazonica chromosome 21, fThaAma1.1, whole genome shotgun sequence contains these coding sequences:
- the katnbl1 gene encoding KATNB1-like protein 1 — MDARKHDLQRNVFKVSHNHSNGLLQPCLHRFVAENMKQVDIINKEELERFQVHHRVQSPSKGRRVSSCKRKGRPLVEVGFKLHRRSSNVGCGCDPGMANKENEMTCSDDVRCFHYNDHGGLPVNSAEASKMAGASSKHSDFTELSKDHEAVSHILSGRKLQIAVAQTLWRRSASELVAYLIRSQDTAVLLDCLPVLTKNLQTEAPSLSIGCCVDLMPQVKVILASKYEEHITVGLHWVQSVIKKWWPELSKNEKRLRDSCLEHRNVEAMRQRLKDLWKDKTRLCLIPGSMGELAKAIEAYLAQLP, encoded by the exons ATGGACGCTAGGAAGCATGATTTGCAACGGAACGTATTTAAGGTCAGTCACAATCACTCCAATGGCCTTCTGCAACCGTGCCTGCATCGTTTTGTTGCAGAGAacatgaagcag GTGGATATAATAAATAAAGAAGAATTAGAAAG ATTTCAAGTCCATCATAGAGTCCAAAGTCCAAGCAAAGGTAGACGTGTGTCCTCTTGCAAAAGGAAAGGCCGTCCATTGGTGGAGGTGGGCTTCAAGCTGCACCGCAGATCGTCAAATGTAGGCTGTGGCTGTGACCCCGGCATGGCCAACAAAGAGAATGAGATGACATGCTCCGATGATGTGCGCTGTTTTCACTACAATGACCACGGTGGGCTTCCTGTGAATTCTGCAGAGGCCTCAAAGATGGCTGGGGCCAGCTCCAAGCACAGTGACTTTACTGAG CTGTCCAAGGATCATGAAGCTGTGTCTCACATTCTGTCTGGAAGAAAACTTCAAATAGCTGTAGCACAAACGCTGTGGCGCCGCAGTGCCAGTGAATTAGTGGCCTATTTAATCAG AAGCCAAGACACAGCAGTACTGCTGGATTGTCTACCTGTTTTGACAAAAAA CCTTCAAACTGAAGCGCCGTCTTTATCGATTGGCTGCTGTGTTGACCTTATGCCCCAAGTGAAAGTCATTCTTGCCAGTAAATACGAAGA acacaTAACTGTGGGTTTACACTGGGTTCAGTCTGTCATCAAGAAGTGGTGGCCAGAACTTTCTAAGAATGAGAAAAGACTGCGGGACAGTTGTTTGGAGCACAG GAATGTTGAAGCCATGAGGCAGCGGCTGAAAGACTTGTGGAAGGACAAAACCCGGCTCTGTCTGATTCCAGGATctatgggagaacttgcaaag GCTATCGAGGCTTATCTGGCACAGCTACCCTGA